The Sesamum indicum cultivar Zhongzhi No. 13 linkage group LG2, S_indicum_v1.0, whole genome shotgun sequence genome contains a region encoding:
- the LOC105179787 gene encoding uncharacterized protein LOC105179787 translates to MASFPHFPTPPPPPHPVLPPPPFRPVTPPPRVPPPPPPDNGPTVIVIVFISFGSVFFIAFCLFALWYLIKKRKKKAVQETDIIRTDKHLRVKEAIVEGPHGPETVVLSIEEDKDTEEEIVKNEKVEGKDMHAKSGQTPVTPWAGESSSRPRINQTHHLPRAQELKECCNN, encoded by the coding sequence ATGGCCTCTTTCCCGCATTTTCCCACCCCACCACCTCCACCACATCCCGTTCTACCACCACCACCGTTCCGCCCAGTCACCCCACCTCCTCGTGTTCCTCCACCACCGCCTCCTGACAACGGTCCAACTGTCATTGTAATCGTATTCATTTCATTTGGCTCAGTTTTCTTCATTGCATTCTGCTTGTTTGCTTTGTGGTACCTAAtcaagaagaggaaaaagaaggcAGTTCAAGAAACTGATATCATACGTACCGACAAACATCTCAGGGTGAAAGAGGCCATTGTAGAAGGTCCTCATGGACCAGAGACTGTAGTCCTTTCCATAGAAGAAGATAAGGACACTGAAGAAGAGATTGTCAAGAATGAGAAGGTGGAAGGAAAGGACATGCATGCAAAATCTGGACAAACCCCTGTAACTCCTTGGGCTGGAGAATCATCTTCAAGACCTCGTATTAACCAAACTCATCATCTTCCTAGAGCACAAGAACTGAAAGAATGCTGCAACAACTGA
- the LOC105155439 gene encoding uncharacterized protein LOC105155439, with product MLNIRHNFIRVESHHFGFSPSTSEFKVVRIVYSAASVQPLIVEGKPEIQICTVGVDKEWRNLAWYPSFPLIMSNWSNVVTLNGAHHWIVVDKIHTFNIREENHGPILHLPVPVPVPVAGSSLESSLSSMELLVLNNQLTLVDNSVLSQITTWTIKEYGVVESWTKHVIFQDSFPNVLCCQKVFPVAMLRSGPILFSDPCHNGHFILYNPKRKECAYTQIPDVGG from the coding sequence ATGCTGAATATCCGACACAACTTTATAAGAGTCGAAAGCCATCATTTTGGTTTTAGTCCGTCAACCAGTGAGTTTAAGGTGGTGAGAATTGTATATAGTGCCGCATCAGTACAGCCCTTGATCGTCGAGGGAAAGCCTGAAATTCAGATTTGCACTGTCGGAGTTGACAAAGAATGGAGAAATTTGGCCTGGTATCCATCATTCCCATTAATAATGTCTAACTGGTCAAATGTTGTTACTCTTAACGGTGCTCATCACTGGATTGTCGTTGATAAGATACATACATTCAACATCCGTGAAGAAAACCATGGCCCCATTTTACATCTCCCTGTCCCTGTCCCTGTCCCTGTCGCCGGCAGCTCGTTGGAAAGTAGTTTAAGCAGCATGGAATTACTTGTACTAAACAATCAGCTCACCCTCGTTGACAATTCTGTTCTATCTCAGATCACTACATGGACAATAAAAGAGTACGGGGTTGTGGAATCTTGGACAAAGCATGTCATATTTCAGGATTCGTTTCCAAATGTATTATGTTGTCAGAAGGTCTTTCCAGTTGCAATGTTACGAAGCGGGCCGATACTATTTTCAGATCCTTGTCACAATGGTCATTTCATTTTGTATAATCCCAAGAGAAAGGAATGTGCTTACACTCAGATACCTGATGTGGGTGGATGA
- the LOC105179807 gene encoding alcohol dehydrogenase 1, with protein sequence MSSTAGQVIRCKAAVAWEAGKPLVIEEVEVAPPQKMEVRLKILFTSLCHTDVYFWEAKGQTPLFPRIFGHEAGGIVESVGEGVTDLQPGDHVLPVFTGECKECRHCKSEESNMCDLLRINTDRGVMIGDGKSRFSKDGQPIHHFLGTSTFSEYTVTHVGCLAKINPAAPLETVCIVSCGISTGLGATLNVAKPTKGSTVAVFGLGAVGLAAAEGARLAGASRIIGVDLNPSRFEEAKKFGVTEFVNPKDHDKPVQEVLAGMTDGGVDRSVECTGNVNAMISAFECVHDGWGVAVLVGVPNKDDAFKTHPVNVLNERTLKGTFFGNYKPRSDIPSVVEKYMNKELELEKFITHRVPFSEINKAFDYMLRGEGLRCIISMEN encoded by the exons ATGTCTAGCACAGCAGGCCAAGTCATTCGCTGCAAAG CCGCGGTGGCATGGGAGGCAGGGAAGCCACTGGTGATCgaggaggtggaggtggcGCCGCCCCAGAAGATGGAGGTCCGGTTGAAGATCCTCTTCACCTCCCTCTGCCACACTGATGTTTACTTCTGGGAAGCTAAG GGGCAAACGCCTCTTTTTCCTCGAATCTTTGGCCACGAAGCTGGAGG TATTGTGGAGAGCGTGGGTGAAGGCGTGACAGATCTCCAACCAGGCGACCATGTTCTTCCAGTGTTCACTGGTGAGTGCAAGGAGTGCCGTCACTGTAAATCAGAAGAAAGCAACATGTGCGATCTTCTCAGGATAAACACCGACAGAGGGGTGATGATCGGGGATGGAAAATCGAGATTCTCCAAGGACGGCCAGCCGATCCATCACTTCTTGGGAACATCCACGTTTAGCGAGTACACCGTCACTCATGTTGGCTGCCTCGCCAAGATCAATCCCGCAGCTCCACTTGAAACTGTTTGTATTGTTAGCTGTGGGATTTCCACAG GACTTGGTGCGACGCTGAATGTTGCCAAACCAACAAAGGGTTCAACAGTCGCCGTTTTTGGATTGGGAGCTGTCGGCCTTGCT GCTGCTGAAGGGGCTCGACTGGCCGGTGCTTCAAGGATCATCGGTGTTGATCTAAACCCAAGTCGATTCGAAGAAG CGAAGAAATTTGGAGTGACTGAATTTGTGAACCCAAAGGATCATGACAAGCCAGTTCAAGAG GTCCTAGCTGGGATGACTGACGGCGGTGTCGACCGTAGTGTCGAGTGCACGGGAAACGTCAATGCAATGATATCTGCATTTGAATGCGTTCATGAC GGTTGGGGTGTTGCTGTGCTGGTAGGAGTGCCGAACAAAGATGACGCATTCAAAACTCACCCAGTGAACGTGCTGAATGAGAGGACTCTCAAGGGCACCTTTTTCGGCAACTATAAGCCCCGTAGCGATATTCCTTCAGTTGTCGAGAAGTACATGAACAAG GAACTGGAGCTGGAGAAATTCATCACCCACAGAGTTCCTTTCTCTGAGATCAACAAGGCTTTTGATTACATGCTGCGCGGTGAGGGTCTCCGTTGCATCATCAGCATGGAGAACTGA
- the LOC105179792 gene encoding maltose excess protein 1-like, chloroplastic, whose product MAGSLLLMDKLRLCSHRPSDYCAFSSYPKSLQSFTCAQPHLESIFTNKLHPKRIIFSGQSICCYRLKPLYACSSENAHPINQESVQVRGKGLEQWDSLTAKFAGAANVPFLLLQLPQIILNTRNLLGGNKSALLAVPWLGMLTGLLGNLSLLSYFIKRRENEAVVVQTLGVISMYVVISQLAMAEAMPLPQFIATSIVIASGLILNCMKYFHLLNPEIWHLWEEFITIAGFSALPQVMWSTFVPYIPNTVFPGLIAFVTAVLAVLMARMSKLSEKGIKILGILSGWTATLLFMWMPVAQMWTNLLNPEYIKGLSAITMLLAMVGNGLLIPRALFIRDLMWFTGSTWACVFYGWGNLVCLYCFNSISREFFLASTLAFIAWIGMTFWRDAQVHDHGSPLTSLKELLFGR is encoded by the exons ATGGCGGGTTCATTATTACTCATGGATAAGTTACGGTTGTGCAGTCATCGACCGTCTGACTATTGTGCCTTCAGTTCTTATCCAAAAAGTTTACAGTCATTCACCTGTGCTCAACCACACTTGGAAAGCATCTTCACTAATAAACTTCACCCGAAGAGAATTATCTTTTCTGGCCAGTCAATCTGTTGTTATAGGCTGAAACCACTTTATGCTTGTAGCTCAGAAAATGCTCACCCCATCAATCAG GAATCTGTGCAAGTGAGAGGCAAGGGCCTTGAGCAATGGGATTCATTGACAGCAAAATTTGCGGGAGCTGCAAATGTACCATTTCTCTTATTGCAGTTGCCTCAGATCATACTCAATACTCGGAATCTGCTGGGAGGGAATAAATCTGCGCTTCTGGCTGTCCCATGGCTG GGTATGCTTACTGGATTGCTTGGGAATCTTTCTTTGCTCTCATACTTCATTAAGCGGAGGGAAAATGAAGCAGTGGTGGTCCAGACACTAGGAGTCATATCCATGTATGTGGTGATTTCGCAGCTGGCTATGGCTGAAGCTATGCCACTCCCTCAGTTCATCGCCACTTCAATAGTGATTGCATCTGGCctcattttaaattgtatGAAATACTTCCATTTACTCAATCCTGAAATCTGGCATCTTTGGGAAGAATTTATTACCATAGCTGGCTTCTCTGCACTTCCACAA GTCATGTGGTCAACCTTCGTCCCTTACATTCCAAATACTGTCTTTCCTGGCTTGATCGCCTTTGTCACTGCAGTGCTTGCTGTTCTTATG GCTCGCATGAGCAAGCTCTCGGAGAAAGGCATCAAAATTCTTGGAATTTTGTCTGGGTGGACAGCAACTCTTCTTTTCATGTGGATGCCTGTTGCCCAAATG TGGACAAATCTTCTGAATCCGGAATACATAAAAGGGTTGTCAGCTATTACAATGTTGCTGGCCATGGTTGGCAATGGACTTTTGATCCCACGGGCACTATTTATTCGAGATTTAATGTG GTTCACTGGCTCAACTTGGGCATGTGTTTTCTATGGATGGGGTAACCTTGTATGCCTGTACTG CTTCAACAGTATCAGCCGGGAGTTCTTCTTGGCTTCAACCCTCGCTTTTATCGCTTGGATAG GAATGACCTTCTGGAGAGATGCCCAAGTTCATGACCATGGTTCACCATTAACTTCTTTGAAGGAGCTGCTTTTTGGACGATGA